One window of bacterium genomic DNA carries:
- a CDS encoding alkaline phosphatase family protein — MPAHHHPLWIIGLDGLEPSLLQRWAAEGHLPTLASCMSRGSHGRLLSTPNQLTSSAWVTAATGCGPAHHGVYNFQERVPGEYRLRLPTALDRSLPAFWETASAAGRTVIAARVPMSYPVRPVRGLQVSDWLAPSPHAPGFAYPDTLARDLQRRYNAAFWLEPVDLLHSRSQRHILQGLLDSVDTNFEFFDYLLAREQADLFFGVVRETDIAGHAFWDYLVGRRDERDPDLGEELSGAILQVYQRVDRRLGEMLEHMPPGANLLIVSDHGMGDHPQAPDYLRPLLEEAGLMVRQPAPPPQALGWRRRARNAVAGCIPWHLRRRFRPLDAATWSLGFTQSHISQIDFARSRAFSYTVNPSGEVWLNLQGREPLGMVAPGAPQEELEDAIIEMFVGLHDTATGRPLVAQVWRRDEMFDGPHADIMADLHVQFDADAPVQGVRTRFEGREIEPTPILRPPIVQGFHRPYGSLVACGPAIACRPEPVSGTLRDLAPTALALMGLPVPRYMEGRILSEALAPLSPKHYAPPPPSVAAPTDSGYTSPELARVESRLSGLGYI; from the coding sequence TTGCCGGCCCATCATCATCCGCTCTGGATCATCGGCCTAGACGGTCTCGAACCATCCCTCCTGCAGCGCTGGGCTGCGGAGGGGCATCTGCCTACCCTCGCCTCGTGCATGAGCCGGGGATCGCACGGTCGTCTGCTGTCGACGCCCAACCAACTGACGTCTTCGGCGTGGGTCACGGCCGCGACCGGCTGCGGCCCCGCGCACCACGGCGTCTACAACTTCCAGGAGCGGGTGCCAGGCGAATACCGTCTGCGGTTGCCGACGGCTCTGGACCGGTCGTTACCTGCCTTCTGGGAGACCGCGAGCGCGGCTGGGCGCACCGTCATTGCGGCCCGGGTGCCGATGAGCTACCCCGTGCGCCCCGTGCGCGGCCTGCAGGTGTCCGACTGGCTGGCCCCGTCTCCCCACGCTCCCGGCTTCGCCTACCCCGACACCCTCGCCCGCGATCTCCAGCGACGCTACAACGCGGCCTTTTGGCTGGAGCCCGTTGACCTGCTGCATTCGCGCAGTCAGCGCCACATCCTCCAGGGCCTCCTCGACAGCGTGGACACGAACTTCGAGTTCTTCGACTACCTGCTCGCGCGTGAGCAGGCCGACCTGTTCTTCGGGGTCGTCCGCGAGACAGACATCGCCGGCCACGCCTTCTGGGATTACCTGGTGGGTCGGCGCGACGAGCGCGACCCGGACCTGGGCGAGGAGCTGTCCGGAGCGATCCTGCAGGTCTACCAGCGTGTGGACCGACGCCTCGGCGAGATGCTCGAACACATGCCGCCGGGAGCCAACCTGCTCATCGTGTCGGACCACGGCATGGGCGACCACCCGCAGGCGCCCGACTATCTGCGGCCGCTCCTCGAGGAGGCGGGCCTCATGGTCCGCCAGCCCGCGCCCCCACCCCAGGCGCTCGGCTGGCGGCGACGGGCGCGCAACGCGGTCGCCGGATGCATCCCCTGGCACCTGCGCCGTCGCTTCCGGCCTCTGGACGCCGCCACCTGGTCGCTTGGGTTCACGCAGTCGCATATCTCACAGATAGACTTCGCCCGCAGTCGGGCCTTCAGCTACACGGTGAACCCTAGCGGCGAGGTCTGGCTGAACCTACAGGGCCGCGAGCCGCTGGGCATGGTCGCCCCGGGCGCACCCCAGGAGGAACTGGAAGACGCCATCATCGAGATGTTCGTGGGCTTGCACGACACTGCTACGGGCCGGCCGCTCGTGGCGCAGGTATGGCGGCGCGACGAAATGTTCGACGGCCCGCATGCTGACATCATGGCCGACCTGCACGTGCAGTTCGACGCGGATGCTCCGGTGCAAGGGGTGAGGACGCGCTTCGAGGGGCGGGAGATCGAGCCCACGCCCATCCTGAGGCCCCCGATCGTGCAGGGCTTCCACCGGCCCTATGGGTCCCTTGTCGCCTGTGGCCCAGCGATTGCCTGTCGCCCGGAACCGGTGTCGGGCACGCTGAGGGACCTGGCCCCGACTGCCCTGGCGCTCATGGGGCTACCGGTGCCGCGGTACATGGAGGGACGGATTCTGAGCGAGGCCCTGGCTCCGCTCTCACCCAAGCACTATGCGCCGCCGCCACCCTCGGTTGCGGCGCCCACGGACTCCGGATACACGTCGCCCGAGCTGGCGCGGGTGGAGAGCCGCCTGTCGGGGCTGGGGTACATCTG
- a CDS encoding BNR repeat-containing protein: MRATAVVCLTLGVVLSSFAVAATLPPVVRGGHGVWLRVDAGALQLKLYKRDLNIYEGEDTLHAALYDPQRRMVATLDLPDGAQPRGKAAEALQSAEVKLPDAAPGVYRLQISGSGDCVWGLDTNAPGAVVQGDITLNDGAIAGRLLFAPPADKFTIKAQALHDPGRQQMPLLDDRQQTLKTFDLGKTGVDDVFEAPAGERTGLWRLDIAHMHVKIVPSKAFLWTLDTSAWFEASATRWMLVPYRQARYLQPGGSTAVTVALRNSTAAEAAFAVRASAPPEVKVSVAGPSLPVTVKPGDKCAVTLQVTLAPQAKAGAVFPVTVTAQAVANPAVITSAGVEVRVGASPVGRSLALPIALQPYEHESFQFGYAPDFEPNEVYFDLHNSPVMRQRTEHRTLSTGLQVLENGRFVERSFMDAIKAAYPTYKGMYGASGFLGAKVAFDGAGWAHTMLRIGIEGGNRLLLLATPDMGRSWQVAEVPGSAFDIEQFTGHNALQQTPPVLAYVFVKEHPATFAAYHDLFLYLPRLQGGRIVLGDPVKVAENCVGSCQHSGGPASTSTRDGKTHIVWGEIAPDDAPGVPTYVATYDQATGKVSEKVLLGYAPPVNDVHNVPAICQDSQGYIHVILGSHGQPFQYVRSLRPNDASAWTKPEPVLSAGYVDDKTGPQGQGRQTYCSLVCGPDDTLYIAYRQWRRNADPFHPDQIYAALSVQSKPKEGPWGPAQPMVVPPVPGYSIYYHKLTIDRRGRLFLSYSHWTNDVYQEDWPDLYHNRALVMSADGGKTWKLATTDDLAAPLRP; the protein is encoded by the coding sequence ATGCGAGCCACAGCAGTTGTCTGCCTGACCCTGGGGGTGGTGCTGTCGTCCTTCGCGGTGGCGGCCACACTGCCGCCGGTCGTGCGCGGGGGGCACGGCGTATGGCTGCGCGTGGACGCGGGGGCGCTCCAACTCAAGCTCTACAAGCGCGACCTGAACATCTACGAGGGCGAGGACACGCTACACGCCGCCCTCTATGACCCGCAGCGACGGATGGTCGCCACTCTGGACCTGCCCGATGGCGCCCAGCCGCGCGGGAAGGCCGCGGAGGCCTTGCAGTCCGCCGAGGTCAAGCTGCCGGATGCAGCCCCCGGCGTCTACCGGCTGCAGATCAGCGGCAGCGGCGACTGTGTCTGGGGCCTGGACACGAACGCGCCGGGGGCCGTCGTGCAGGGCGACATCACGCTCAACGACGGGGCCATCGCCGGGCGGCTGCTCTTCGCGCCACCGGCCGACAAGTTCACGATCAAGGCCCAGGCGCTGCACGACCCCGGCCGTCAGCAGATGCCCCTGCTCGACGACAGGCAACAGACGCTGAAGACGTTCGACCTGGGCAAGACCGGGGTGGATGATGTCTTCGAGGCGCCCGCCGGGGAGCGCACCGGCCTGTGGCGGCTCGACATCGCGCACATGCACGTGAAGATCGTCCCCAGCAAGGCGTTCCTGTGGACACTCGACACCAGCGCCTGGTTCGAGGCGTCTGCAACCCGCTGGATGCTGGTCCCGTACCGCCAGGCCCGCTACCTGCAGCCGGGCGGCAGCACCGCCGTCACCGTCGCCCTGCGCAACAGCACTGCCGCCGAGGCAGCCTTCGCCGTCCGCGCGTCGGCTCCGCCCGAGGTCAAGGTGAGCGTTGCCGGGCCGTCACTGCCCGTGACGGTCAAGCCGGGCGACAAGTGTGCCGTGACGCTGCAGGTCACGCTGGCGCCACAAGCCAAGGCCGGAGCAGTGTTCCCGGTCACCGTTACGGCGCAGGCTGTGGCCAACCCGGCGGTCATCACCAGCGCCGGAGTGGAGGTGCGCGTTGGCGCGTCCCCCGTAGGGCGCAGTCTCGCCCTCCCCATCGCCCTCCAGCCGTACGAGCACGAGAGCTTCCAGTTCGGCTACGCCCCGGACTTCGAGCCCAATGAGGTGTACTTCGACCTGCACAACAGCCCCGTGATGCGCCAGCGCACCGAGCACCGCACACTGTCCACGGGCCTGCAGGTGCTCGAGAACGGGCGCTTCGTCGAGCGCTCCTTCATGGACGCGATCAAGGCCGCCTATCCCACGTACAAGGGCATGTACGGTGCGTCCGGCTTCCTGGGCGCCAAGGTGGCCTTCGACGGCGCCGGCTGGGCCCACACCATGCTGCGTATCGGCATCGAGGGTGGCAACCGCCTCCTGCTGCTGGCCACGCCGGACATGGGGCGCTCGTGGCAGGTCGCCGAGGTGCCCGGCTCGGCCTTCGACATCGAGCAGTTCACGGGCCACAACGCGCTGCAACAGACCCCGCCGGTTCTGGCGTATGTGTTCGTCAAGGAACACCCGGCAACGTTCGCAGCCTACCACGACCTGTTCCTGTACCTACCCCGTCTGCAGGGCGGCAGGATCGTGCTCGGCGACCCGGTCAAGGTGGCGGAGAACTGCGTGGGGTCGTGCCAGCACTCCGGCGGCCCCGCCTCGACGTCCACCCGCGACGGCAAGACCCACATCGTGTGGGGGGAGATCGCGCCCGACGACGCGCCGGGGGTGCCGACGTACGTAGCCACGTACGATCAGGCGACGGGCAAGGTCAGCGAGAAGGTGCTCCTGGGGTACGCGCCGCCGGTCAATGACGTCCACAATGTCCCCGCCATCTGCCAGGACAGCCAGGGGTACATCCACGTCATCCTCGGCTCGCACGGCCAGCCCTTCCAGTACGTGCGGTCGCTGCGCCCCAACGACGCCAGCGCCTGGACGAAGCCGGAGCCGGTGCTGTCGGCCGGCTACGTAGACGACAAGACGGGCCCGCAGGGGCAGGGACGCCAAACCTACTGCTCGCTCGTCTGCGGCCCCGACGACACGCTGTACATCGCCTACCGCCAGTGGCGGCGCAACGCGGACCCGTTCCACCCCGATCAGATCTACGCGGCCCTGTCAGTCCAGAGCAAACCCAAGGAAGGTCCCTGGGGGCCGGCGCAGCCCATGGTCGTGCCGCCCGTGCCCGGCTACTCGATCTACTACCACAAGCTGACGATAGACCGGCGCGGACGCCTGTTCCTCTCCTACAGCCACTGGACGAACGATGTGTACCAGGAAGACTGGCCGGACCTGTACCACAACCGCGCCCTCGTCATGTCGGCGGACGGCGGCAAGACCTGGAAGCTGGCCACCACCGACGACCTCGCCGCCCCCCTGCGTCCGTAG
- a CDS encoding DUF6259 domain-containing protein: MQRLAPAALALLVVTAACAQEPFLAVRVQAPSGVSAPVLPVIASVPLGDARRAWGVEPRSGLIGAAERLGDQVRAVPAQLDIVGQQAQIALLLPSQPAGERTIRLAPVKPPTTPTEATLQVTRDGQAVTITNATYVITHDPAKNGGLPSRIVFPQTGKVFDSFQLNDRLHSKQPGMGGFRLGDDKAPQVTVTAAGPLYAEMRVKARYLQGAKEPPGKARAVYTYSYFAGLPNIRLTASIAQDETFDWNELHCFELFFKDDSFTHYVSDTEPLAPFKDEAKSHGGAQWGALVDGKNAIALLGFPRIYDGKNDYGRYLHGPWVGWNRSTEAFVLDLWIGAADDPARAIASAAQARQPLLSGTVYSAKLLGQVATIRQRSQTQPRLGWMLSLLEGAMRQHAIVLSEAERAADGILVRKADAREPLTLGDRSMLLAARQRLALAAAPDHSHLISLYDLDHGRELLSAPALWFRLELANAEGTRRTLDSMDFAIPAPVPQPFPPTAPKLPPAPLDLRFRCKRDSFPGLEVVIRPTLGADRLSWSLAVNRVPSGWSLLSVTSPVVEVGALGGDPGDDRLLLPNGFGRAYPTLNGTRYRGNYPSGNCAMQWMAVTDGASGLYVGAHDATASTKFLDTQGTAGEPRTPLSIIVPASNATVPGNNFTVPGEFVLAVVDGGYFPACRLYRRWLDRNAPWWPEPGKFSRSDYPTWLTKIQTWVEWGAGYADKTVPQTKAFAEAMGTPTAIHWYNWHQIPFDNDYPHYFPTKPGFREGVRELQQAGIRVMPYINGRLWDTDTEDFKAEAFKYATKREDGKPYIEVYGSKQELAPMCVHTAYWQDKVREIVLKLVSEEGVDAVYIDQVAAAHAVLCYDKSHGHPLAGGHWWVDGYWKMLGALQQEIARVNPDKMLTTESNAESYAKYFDAYLMCNDNSDYDVPLFPAVYGGKILMFGTYMANSDWQDLTLMAVRQGKLFAFGAQLWWSDPNIVKNEQATRWLRDVAQLRQRVNEFFVHGQMAAPPAFAEPIPTLETPWRQWGNTLIAIHTPELWATAWRLEDGRLLIALVNLPKQDRTLTLRFEPTAYGLKSTAQVRIERMTPGGVAETLSKQGKFVLPIKLGPAEATALVITPQ, encoded by the coding sequence ATGCAGAGACTGGCTCCCGCCGCCCTCGCGCTCCTCGTCGTCACCGCCGCCTGCGCCCAGGAGCCGTTCCTGGCCGTGCGTGTGCAGGCGCCTTCGGGGGTGTCGGCCCCGGTGCTTCCCGTGATCGCCTCCGTTCCGCTCGGGGATGCGCGCCGGGCCTGGGGCGTGGAGCCTCGCAGCGGCCTGATCGGAGCGGCCGAGCGCCTCGGTGACCAAGTGCGGGCCGTCCCGGCGCAGTTGGACATCGTCGGCCAGCAGGCGCAGATCGCACTGCTGCTGCCCTCCCAGCCGGCGGGCGAACGCACCATCCGTCTCGCCCCCGTCAAGCCTCCGACGACGCCAACGGAGGCGACGCTACAGGTCACCCGCGATGGCCAGGCTGTGACGATTACCAACGCCACCTACGTCATCACCCACGATCCCGCCAAGAACGGCGGCCTGCCCTCCCGGATCGTCTTCCCGCAGACCGGCAAGGTCTTCGACAGCTTCCAGCTCAACGACCGCCTGCACAGCAAGCAGCCGGGGATGGGCGGCTTCCGCCTGGGGGATGACAAGGCCCCACAAGTCACCGTCACTGCCGCCGGGCCGCTGTATGCAGAGATGCGGGTCAAGGCCCGTTACCTCCAGGGCGCCAAGGAGCCGCCGGGCAAGGCCCGCGCCGTCTACACCTACAGCTACTTCGCCGGCCTGCCCAACATCCGCCTGACGGCGAGCATCGCCCAGGATGAGACCTTCGACTGGAACGAGCTGCACTGCTTCGAGCTGTTCTTCAAGGACGACTCGTTCACCCACTATGTCAGCGACACGGAGCCCCTGGCCCCGTTCAAGGACGAGGCCAAGAGCCACGGGGGTGCCCAGTGGGGCGCGCTCGTGGACGGCAAGAACGCCATCGCCCTGCTCGGCTTCCCCCGGATCTACGACGGCAAGAACGACTATGGGCGCTACCTGCACGGCCCGTGGGTGGGCTGGAACAGGTCCACGGAGGCCTTTGTCCTGGACCTGTGGATCGGCGCGGCCGACGACCCGGCCCGGGCCATCGCCAGCGCCGCGCAGGCCCGACAGCCGTTGCTCAGCGGCACCGTCTACTCCGCGAAGCTGCTGGGGCAAGTGGCGACGATCCGCCAGCGCAGCCAGACCCAACCACGCCTGGGCTGGATGTTGTCCCTGCTCGAAGGGGCGATGCGGCAGCACGCCATCGTGCTGAGCGAAGCGGAGCGGGCCGCAGACGGGATTCTCGTGCGCAAAGCGGACGCGCGGGAGCCGCTGACACTGGGCGACCGCTCCATGCTGCTGGCGGCCCGGCAGCGTCTGGCCCTTGCCGCGGCGCCGGACCACAGCCACCTCATCAGCCTCTACGACCTCGACCACGGGCGCGAACTGCTGTCGGCGCCGGCCCTGTGGTTCCGTCTGGAGCTGGCCAACGCCGAGGGGACCAGGCGCACCCTCGACAGCATGGACTTCGCGATCCCCGCGCCCGTCCCGCAGCCCTTCCCGCCGACGGCGCCGAAGTTGCCGCCCGCGCCGCTCGACCTGCGCTTCCGCTGCAAGCGCGACAGCTTCCCGGGGCTGGAGGTGGTCATCCGGCCCACGCTCGGCGCTGACCGGCTCTCCTGGTCGCTGGCGGTGAACAGAGTACCGTCCGGCTGGAGCCTGCTGAGCGTCACGTCACCCGTGGTGGAAGTCGGCGCCCTGGGCGGCGATCCGGGCGATGACCGGCTGCTGCTGCCCAACGGCTTCGGGCGCGCCTACCCCACGCTCAACGGCACCCGCTACCGGGGCAACTACCCCAGCGGCAACTGCGCCATGCAGTGGATGGCCGTCACGGACGGCGCCAGCGGCCTGTACGTGGGCGCCCACGACGCGACGGCGTCCACGAAGTTCCTGGACACCCAGGGCACGGCCGGGGAGCCGCGGACGCCGCTGAGCATCATCGTCCCGGCGTCGAACGCTACCGTGCCCGGCAACAACTTCACCGTGCCCGGCGAGTTCGTCCTCGCGGTCGTGGACGGGGGCTACTTCCCGGCCTGCCGCCTGTACCGCCGCTGGCTCGACCGCAACGCCCCGTGGTGGCCGGAGCCGGGCAAGTTCTCCCGCTCGGACTACCCGACATGGCTGACGAAGATCCAGACCTGGGTGGAGTGGGGCGCGGGCTACGCGGACAAGACCGTGCCGCAGACCAAGGCCTTCGCCGAGGCGATGGGCACCCCCACGGCCATCCACTGGTACAACTGGCACCAGATCCCGTTTGACAACGACTACCCGCACTACTTCCCGACCAAGCCCGGCTTCCGCGAGGGCGTCCGGGAGCTGCAGCAGGCCGGGATTCGCGTCATGCCGTACATCAACGGCCGCCTGTGGGACACTGACACTGAGGACTTCAAGGCGGAGGCCTTCAAGTACGCCACCAAGCGCGAGGACGGCAAGCCCTACATCGAGGTCTACGGCTCCAAGCAGGAGTTGGCCCCGATGTGCGTCCACACGGCGTACTGGCAGGACAAGGTGCGGGAGATCGTGCTGAAGCTCGTGAGCGAAGAGGGCGTGGATGCCGTCTACATAGACCAGGTGGCGGCCGCCCATGCCGTGCTGTGCTACGACAAGAGCCACGGCCACCCGCTGGCGGGAGGCCACTGGTGGGTGGACGGTTACTGGAAGATGCTCGGGGCCCTGCAGCAGGAGATCGCGCGCGTCAACCCCGACAAGATGCTGACCACCGAGTCCAACGCCGAGTCGTATGCGAAGTACTTCGATGCCTACCTGATGTGCAATGACAACTCGGACTACGACGTGCCGCTCTTCCCGGCCGTGTATGGCGGCAAGATCCTCATGTTCGGGACGTACATGGCGAACTCGGACTGGCAGGACCTGACGCTGATGGCCGTGCGGCAGGGCAAGCTCTTCGCGTTCGGAGCACAGCTGTGGTGGAGCGACCCCAACATCGTCAAGAACGAGCAGGCGACCAGATGGCTGCGCGACGTCGCCCAATTGCGCCAGCGCGTCAACGAGTTCTTCGTCCACGGGCAGATGGCCGCCCCGCCGGCGTTCGCCGAGCCGATCCCCACACTGGAGACCCCGTGGCGTCAGTGGGGGAACACGCTCATCGCGATCCACACCCCCGAACTATGGGCCACGGCCTGGCGGCTGGAGGACGGTCGCCTGCTCATCGCGCTGGTCAACTTGCCCAAGCAGGACCGGACGCTCACGCTGCGCTTCGAGCCCACCGCCTATGGGCTGAAGTCCACCGCGCAGGTGAGGATCGAGCGCATGACGCCTGGCGGCGTCGCCGAGACCCTGAGCAAGCAGGGCAAGTTCGTCCTGCCGATCAAGCTCGGACCCGCCGAGGCCACGGCCCTGGTCATCACGCCACAGTAG